The Suncus etruscus isolate mSunEtr1 chromosome 14, mSunEtr1.pri.cur, whole genome shotgun sequence genome contains a region encoding:
- the LOC126028631 gene encoding blarina toxin-like: MWLLTLGLALTLAMIDAAPHHPGIQINPRIIGGWGCEENSRPWQAALHYRGRHNCGGVLVHPQWVLTAAHCISPEYEVWLGLHNRILDKHTAQLAEVSASFPHPLYNMTLQNLIANSNLNWTEFVNTFRGSDFSHDLMLLRLKKPVQLTQSVQVLHLPTREPQVGSSCSVSGWGSIIPDSITIPATLQCLNVRLLPKDICSQGHIYKVTEFMLCAGQLNGGQDSCTGDSGGPLICDGMFQGTTSWGGTPCAEPGEPGLYVKVFTYVNWILETIEANS, encoded by the exons ATGTGGCTCCTGACCCTGGGCCTGGCCCTGACCCTGGCGATGATTG ATGCTGCACCCCATCATCCAGGTATCCAAATCAATCCCCGAATCATCGGAGGTTGGGGATGTGAGGAAAATTCACGTCCCTGGCAGGCAGCTTTGCACTACCGCGGCCGTCATAATTGTGGGGGTGTCCTTGTTCACCCCCAGTGGGTGCTCACAGCCGCCCACTGCATTAGCCC TGAATATGAGGTCTGGTTGGGGCTCCACAACCGTATCTTGGACAAACACACAGCCCAACTTGCTGAGGTCAGTGCCAGCTTCCCACATCCACTCTACAACATGACCCTCCAGAACCTAATAGCAAATAGCAACTTGAACTGGACTGAGTTTGTCAACACCTTCCGGGGCTCAGATTTCAGCCATGACCTCATGCTGCTGCGCCTGAAGAAGCCTGTCCAGCTAACACAGTCAGTGCAAGTCCTGCACCTGCCCACCAGGGAGCCTCAAGTGGGGAGCAGTTGCTCTGTCTCTGGCTGGGGCAGCATCATTCCAG ACAGCATTACCATCCCAGCGACACTCCAGTGTCTGAATGTCAGACTCCTGCCCAAAGACATATGTTCTCAAGGTCACATATATAAAGTCACCGAGTTCATGCTGTGTGCTGGACAATTGAACGGCGGCCAGGATTCCTGCACG GGTGACTCAGGGGGCCCACTCATCTGTGACGGAATGTTTCAAGGAACTACATCCTGGGGAGGCACACCATGTGCAGAACCTGGAGAACCTGGCCTCTACGTCAAAGTATTCACATATGTCAACTGGATCCTCGAGACCATTGAGGCCAACAGTTGA